A part of Aegilops tauschii subsp. strangulata cultivar AL8/78 chromosome 2, Aet v6.0, whole genome shotgun sequence genomic DNA contains:
- the LOC109781243 gene encoding aspartic proteinase nepenthesin-2-like, whose product MSSVYACMLFLFFVVLNPVSLAAGATNSSGAAGFSLPLVPHYRTEAGVLEELLPEGDAEGGVNITSIRPKMIPLTGPVYSVRVGVGSGETQHFYKLALDLVRPLTWIRCRPCIPEKKQEGSIFNTAVSPHYHAIASTDRRCTAPYKRGSRGRCIFDVKYQYHGSSAQGFLSTDNFAFDGSGPGSHISGVDGLVFGCAHSTHQFDNHGVWAGVMSLNRHPTSLIRQLSDRGLAASRFSYCLVGKEHEHLHRRGFLRFGADIPDQPHARSTALLHGELAQGGGMYYVHLVGISLGGRRLTAITPAMFERDPRTLRGGCTVDVGTSHTLLAPDAYHILAAEVVAHLQSRGVHRAPGPVQNLKLCFRGAWDSIRAHFPSVTLHFDPESAVLFIKPELLFLAVTHQHTHYACFTVVPYAERSVIGAGQMLDTRFTFDLQHNRLFFAPEDCHLDTSAVGMT is encoded by the coding sequence ATGTCGAGCGTATACGCTTGCATGTTGTTCTTATTCTTTGTCGTGCTAAATCCGGTGAGCCTCGCCGCCGGCGCCACCAACAGCAGCGGTGCGGCTGGATTCAGCCTGCCCCTCGTGCCCCACTACCGCACTGAAGCCGGCGTACTCGAGGAGCTCCTGCCGGAAGGTGATGCCGAGGGCGGCGTGAACATCACGTCCATACGCCCCAAGATGATCCCATTGACGGGGCCTGTCTACAGCGTCCGCGTCGGCGTCGGCAGCGGCGAAACCCAGCACTTCTACAAGCTCGCGCTGGACCTCGTCCGCCCCCTGACGTGGATACGGTGCCGACCATGCATACCGGAGAAGAAGCAGGAGGGCTCTATCTTCAACACCGCCGTCTCCCCTCATTACCACGCCATTGCGTCCACAGACCGTCGCTGCACGGCCCCATACAAGCGCGGCAGCCGGGGCCGGTGCATCTTCGACGTCAAGTACCAGTACCACGGCTCAAGCGCGCAGGGCTTCCTGAGCACCGACAACTTCGCCTTCGACGGTAGCGGCCCCGGGAGCCACATCAGCGGTGTGGACGGCCTTGTCTTCGGCTGCGCGCACTCCACGCACCAGTTTGACAACCACGGCGTCTGGGCCGGCGTCATGAGCCTCAACAGGCACCCGACCTCCTTGATCCGGCAGCTCTCGGACCGCGGCCTCGCCGCCTCGCGCTTCTCCTACTGCCTCGTCGGCAAGGAGCACGAGCACCTCCACCGGCGTGGCTTCCTCCGGTTCGGCGCCGACATCCCGGACCAACCGCACGCACGGAGCACGGCGCTGCTGCACGGGGAACTCGCCCAAGGAGGGGGCATGTACTACGTCCACCTCGTCGGCATCAGCCTGGGCGGGCGAAGGCTCACGGCGATCACGCCGGCGATGTTCGAACGCGACCCGCGCACCCTCCGCGGCGGGTGCACCGTCGACGTTGGGACGTCGCACACCTTGCTGGCCCCGGACGCGTACCATATCCTGGCGGCCGAGGTCGTGGCGCACCTGCAGAGCCGCGGGGTGCACCGCGCGCCCGGGCCGGTGCAGAATCTCAAGCTGTGCTTCCGCGGGGCGTGGGACAGTATCCGCGCGCACTTCCCGAGCGTGACGCTCCACTTCGACCCGGAATCGGCCGTGCTCTTTATCAAGCCGGAGCTGCTGTTCCTGGCAGTGACGCATCAGCATACCCACTATGCGTGTTTCACCGTCGTGCCGTACGCTGAGAGGTCAGTGATCGGCGCGGGGCAGATGTTGGACACACGCTTCACGTTTGACCTCCAACACAACCGCCTCTTCTTTGCTCCGGAGGATTGCCATCTAGACACTAGCGCAGTGGGGATGACCTAA